One window of Pseudomonas urmiensis genomic DNA carries:
- the folK gene encoding 2-amino-4-hydroxy-6-hydroxymethyldihydropteridine diphosphokinase, with product MPVHHVYLGLGSNVEQEIHLATALEMLEEHITCLRGSPVYESVSTDPRQSPFYNLVVGGSTDLSLTEFQAWIKEIELIHGRVRSTQRFIPLDIDILLFDDLMGIHEGIELPRAEILDRAFVLYPLQQLAPHLKHPTIGISFSELWRQLQPGPPLSLVLPSLGASSSGPAIQTNRFQRTGDSCQPSAHEVTLSTIHEH from the coding sequence ATGCCAGTACATCACGTTTATCTTGGCCTCGGCAGTAATGTAGAGCAGGAAATCCACCTAGCGACGGCCTTAGAGATGCTTGAAGAACACATCACCTGTCTTCGCGGCTCACCGGTTTATGAAAGCGTCTCAACAGATCCTAGACAATCCCCGTTTTATAACCTGGTCGTAGGTGGTAGCACAGACCTCAGCCTGACGGAATTTCAAGCTTGGATCAAAGAGATTGAGTTAATTCATGGACGCGTCCGCAGTACGCAACGATTCATTCCGCTTGATATTGATATCTTACTTTTCGATGACCTCATGGGCATCCATGAAGGAATAGAGCTGCCTAGGGCAGAAATTCTCGACCGGGCCTTCGTGCTCTATCCGTTACAGCAACTCGCCCCACACCTGAAGCACCCTACCATAGGCATTTCCTTCAGCGAGTTGTGGCGCCAGTTGCAGCCTGGCCCGCCGCTGTCGCTTGTCCTTCCCTCCTTAGGCGCCAGTTCTTCTGGCCCTGCAATTCAAACCAACAGATTTCAACGCACTGGCGATTCGTGCCAGCCCTCGGCTCACGAGGTGACTCTGTCAACAATCCATGAGCACTGA
- a CDS encoding HpcH/HpaI aldolase family protein, translated as MQPNKIKALWRDGQPVVNGFLSIPCAFVSELMAEQGYDALTIDLQHGVVDYQTAVGMLQALRASGVTPMVRVPWLEPASIMKALDAGAYGVVCPMINTAEQAARLVSYMRYPPAGVRSFGPTRASISAGADYGREANDNMLCFAMIETREALDNLAEIAATPGLDGLYIGPADLTIGLTGMRYPTGFDREEPEILEAIQHILSTAHAHGIKAALHCGSPAYALRALQWGFDMVTLANDVRMLTNAAGAALKQVRSGLGDLAGTGQPVGSQY; from the coding sequence ATGCAGCCCAACAAGATCAAGGCGCTCTGGCGCGACGGTCAGCCGGTGGTCAACGGTTTCCTGTCGATTCCCTGTGCGTTCGTCAGTGAACTGATGGCCGAGCAGGGCTATGACGCGCTGACCATCGACCTGCAGCACGGTGTGGTGGACTATCAGACTGCCGTTGGCATGCTCCAGGCTTTGCGCGCAAGTGGCGTGACACCAATGGTGCGGGTGCCCTGGCTGGAGCCGGCGAGCATCATGAAAGCCTTGGATGCCGGGGCCTACGGAGTGGTCTGCCCGATGATCAACACGGCGGAACAGGCGGCGCGGCTGGTCTCCTACATGCGCTACCCGCCGGCCGGGGTGCGCAGTTTCGGGCCGACCCGGGCGAGCATTTCCGCCGGCGCCGACTATGGCCGCGAAGCCAATGACAACATGCTCTGCTTCGCCATGATCGAGACCCGCGAGGCGTTGGACAACCTCGCCGAAATCGCTGCGACCCCGGGCCTGGACGGGCTGTACATCGGCCCGGCGGACCTGACCATCGGCCTGACCGGCATGCGTTATCCCACCGGCTTCGACCGCGAGGAGCCGGAAATCCTCGAGGCCATCCAGCATATTCTCTCCACCGCCCATGCCCATGGCATCAAGGCTGCGCTGCATTGTGGTTCGCCGGCCTATGCGTTGCGGGCGCTGCAGTGGGGCTTCGATATGGTCACCCTGGCCAATGACGTGCGCATGTTGACCAACGCCGCCGGGGCTGCCCTGAAACAGGTGCGCAGCGGACTTGGCGATCTGGCCGGAACGGGACAGCCGGTCGGGAGCCAGTACTGA
- a CDS encoding CoA-acylating methylmalonate-semialdehyde dehydrogenase: MSSSSTQHETSGLIGHFIDGEVVSFEGERQADVFNPALGQVQAQVALASSMTVNEAVAAARAAFPAWSELSPLRRSRILFRFKELLDQHHEELARLITAEHGKVLSDAMGEVTRGIEIVEFACGAPYLLKTAFTDNIGGGIDNWNLRQALGVCAGITPFNFPVMVPLWMIPMALATGNTFVLKPSERDPSASLLMARLLKEAGLPDGVFNVVQGDKAAVDALLQHDDVEAISFVGSTPIAEYIHREATSRGKRVQALGGAKNHMIVMPDADLDQAADALIGAAYGSAGERCMAISIAVAVGDVADELIARLLPRIDSLRVRNGVDPQADMGPLVTALHKGKVEGYIDSGVTEGAKLIVDGRGLQVPGAEQGFFVGATLFDQVTPEMTIYKEEIFGPVLGIVRVPDFASAVKLINAHEFGNGVSCFTRDGGVARAFARSIQVGMVGINVPIPVPMAWHSFGGWKRSLFGEHHAYGEEALRFYTRYKSVMQRWPDSIAKGPEFSMPTAK; the protein is encoded by the coding sequence ATGAGCAGCAGTTCTACCCAGCACGAGACGTCCGGCCTGATCGGGCATTTCATCGATGGTGAGGTCGTTTCGTTCGAAGGCGAGCGCCAGGCCGATGTGTTCAACCCGGCGCTCGGCCAGGTCCAGGCGCAGGTCGCGCTGGCCTCGTCGATGACTGTCAACGAAGCTGTGGCTGCGGCCCGGGCGGCGTTCCCGGCCTGGTCGGAGCTGTCGCCGCTGCGTCGCTCGCGCATCCTGTTCCGTTTCAAGGAACTGCTCGACCAGCACCATGAGGAACTGGCCCGGCTGATTACCGCCGAACACGGCAAGGTGCTCTCCGACGCCATGGGCGAAGTGACCCGCGGCATTGAGATCGTCGAGTTTGCCTGCGGCGCGCCTTATCTGCTGAAAACCGCGTTCACCGACAATATCGGTGGCGGTATCGACAACTGGAACCTGCGTCAGGCCCTGGGCGTGTGCGCCGGCATCACGCCATTCAACTTCCCGGTGATGGTGCCGCTGTGGATGATCCCGATGGCCCTGGCTACCGGTAATACCTTCGTTCTCAAGCCTTCCGAGCGCGATCCGTCGGCCAGTCTGCTGATGGCCCGCCTGCTCAAGGAAGCCGGCCTGCCGGACGGCGTGTTCAACGTGGTCCAGGGCGACAAGGCGGCGGTCGACGCACTGCTCCAGCATGACGACGTCGAGGCGATTTCCTTCGTGGGTTCGACGCCGATCGCCGAGTACATCCACCGCGAGGCGACCTCTCGTGGCAAGCGGGTGCAAGCCCTGGGCGGGGCGAAGAACCATATGATCGTCATGCCGGATGCCGACCTCGACCAGGCGGCGGACGCGCTGATCGGCGCGGCCTACGGCTCGGCCGGCGAGCGCTGCATGGCGATCTCCATCGCCGTGGCGGTAGGCGATGTTGCTGATGAGCTGATCGCCCGGCTGCTGCCGCGTATCGATTCCCTGCGGGTGCGCAACGGTGTCGACCCGCAGGCCGATATGGGCCCGTTGGTCACGGCACTGCACAAGGGCAAGGTGGAGGGCTATATCGACAGCGGCGTCACGGAAGGGGCGAAGTTGATCGTCGATGGTCGCGGTCTGCAGGTGCCGGGGGCGGAGCAGGGCTTCTTCGTCGGTGCGACCCTGTTCGACCAGGTCACCCCGGAAATGACTATCTACAAGGAAGAAATCTTCGGCCCGGTGCTGGGTATCGTCCGGGTGCCCGACTTCGCCAGTGCGGTGAAGCTGATCAACGCCCACGAGTTCGGCAACGGCGTGTCCTGCTTCACCCGCGACGGCGGCGTGGCCCGGGCCTTTGCGCGCAGCATTCAGGTCGGCATGGTCGGTATCAACGTGCCGATCCCGGTGCCCATGGCCTGGCATTCCTTCGGCGGCTGGAAGCGCTCGCTGTTCGGTGAACACCACGCCTACGGCGAAGAAGCACTGCGCTTCTACACCCGCTACAAGAGCGTCATGCAGCGCTGGCCAGACAGCATCGCCAAGGGCCCCGAGTTCAGCATGCCCACCGCCAAGTGA
- a CDS encoding MFS transporter: MPTLARDLNISIPIVGQLVTAFAITMVFSGPPLTAAFARIERRSLFTWILIAFAVSNVALAPNYWTVLIARIVPAALLPVFWVSVAMQKEN, from the coding sequence ATGCCCACCTTGGCGAGAGATTTGAATATCTCCATTCCGATAGTTGGGCAATTGGTTACAGCATTTGCGATAACAATGGTATTTTCCGGGCCGCCGTTAACTGCGGCATTCGCCCGCATCGAGCGACGCTCTCTCTTCACTTGGATACTTATTGCGTTCGCAGTGAGCAATGTAGCACTCGCGCCAAACTATTGGACTGTGCTTATTGCACGAATTGTTCCTGCAGCGCTGCTGCCCGTTTTTTGGGTGTCGGTAGCGATGCAGAAGGAAAATTAG
- a CDS encoding MFS transporter — MSLAIAGLLRKVMPELAPGPQEPLKNQIATLANRFFIADLLLSLAEFTAMFGAYTYLADMLVRSGAIAPAQVGWWLMGFGTVGLLGNNLASRLVDGHPVKANILFCLMLGAGAVSAVLFVGQLILFVASLVIWGVAHTALFPLGQIRVINAARNCKALAGTLNISACNSGIAAGAMLGGWTIDFSGITAAILAASVLIVLCAFATPAVERLRPAA; from the coding sequence ATGTCGCTCGCAATTGCGGGTCTTTTGCGCAAGGTCATGCCGGAGCTAGCTCCCGGCCCCCAAGAGCCGCTAAAAAACCAGATTGCCACGTTGGCAAACCGCTTTTTCATCGCCGATCTCCTGCTCTCGCTAGCGGAGTTCACCGCCATGTTTGGCGCATACACCTACCTCGCCGATATGCTGGTGCGCTCAGGAGCTATAGCGCCGGCTCAGGTCGGCTGGTGGTTGATGGGCTTTGGCACGGTGGGCTTGTTGGGAAATAACCTTGCCAGCCGCCTAGTTGATGGACACCCTGTCAAAGCCAATATCCTTTTCTGCCTCATGCTTGGCGCAGGTGCCGTAAGCGCTGTCCTGTTTGTTGGACAGTTAATCTTGTTTGTGGCTTCCCTCGTGATTTGGGGTGTCGCACACACGGCACTCTTCCCGCTTGGGCAAATACGTGTCATCAATGCAGCCCGTAATTGTAAAGCATTGGCTGGCACGCTGAATATCTCTGCGTGCAACAGCGGTATTGCTGCCGGCGCGATGCTCGGCGGATGGACCATAGATTTCAGCGGAATCACTGCCGCCATTCTTGCCGCCAGCGTCCTCATCGTGCTTTGTGCCTTTGCAACTCCGGCAGTTGAGCGGTTGCGTCCCGCTGCATAG
- a CDS encoding LysR family transcriptional regulator, which yields MDISKLGALRELSVRKTMAAVAEAMHISPSAVSQQISLLEQEFGIDLVERRGRGVELTIAGRTLVERINRIFEELDSARADMAELKKVVAGELRVAAFPTVAAALIPRAIQTLRVTHPRLQIFFEEMEPEDSMNALRSWQTDIALIDDLNVPVGLLDPSIEITPFIEDIYNILVSSAHRLAGRSSVSWKDLEHENWVIDTASTTYPRMITEACQRAGYNPKIIARCKGFEITRELVKEGCAIAILPGLRARADMQGTYICRLEPEIRRNISMAFRKGEKKSPILKVFKECLEQEVVKIRVSSDE from the coding sequence ATGGATATCAGCAAGCTAGGTGCGCTCCGAGAGCTATCAGTGCGTAAAACTATGGCTGCGGTCGCCGAAGCCATGCACATCTCTCCATCAGCTGTGTCTCAACAAATTTCATTACTTGAGCAAGAATTTGGTATCGACTTGGTTGAGCGGCGAGGGCGAGGTGTAGAGTTAACTATCGCTGGTCGTACATTAGTTGAGCGTATCAACCGGATTTTTGAGGAGCTCGATTCTGCTCGAGCTGATATGGCGGAGTTAAAGAAAGTAGTAGCTGGAGAGCTTAGAGTTGCTGCCTTCCCAACTGTAGCTGCTGCCTTGATACCTAGGGCGATTCAAACTCTTCGAGTTACTCACCCGCGGCTACAAATTTTTTTTGAGGAAATGGAGCCAGAGGACAGCATGAATGCTCTTCGCAGCTGGCAAACAGATATAGCGTTAATTGATGACTTGAACGTTCCAGTAGGCTTGCTTGATCCTAGCATCGAGATAACGCCGTTCATCGAAGATATTTACAACATTTTAGTTTCCTCAGCGCATCGTTTGGCAGGACGAAGTTCAGTTTCTTGGAAAGACTTGGAACATGAAAACTGGGTGATTGATACTGCGTCAACAACTTATCCGCGCATGATAACGGAAGCTTGCCAGCGGGCCGGTTACAATCCAAAAATCATCGCTCGGTGCAAAGGTTTCGAAATCACTCGCGAGCTTGTGAAAGAAGGATGTGCGATAGCTATTTTGCCTGGCCTAAGGGCTCGAGCTGATATGCAGGGTACATATATCTGTCGGCTGGAGCCGGAGATCAGGCGCAATATATCTATGGCATTTCGCAAAGGAGAAAAGAAAAGCCCGATATTGAAAGTGTTTAAGGAATGTTTGGAGCAGGAAGTAGTAAAGATCCGTGTCTCTAGTGATGAGTGA
- the pabB gene encoding aminodeoxychorismate synthase component I produces MQPFHVHSLPYFADPTIFFSAIRNAPGAVLFDSGRPTSQRGRYDLMSAWPVRSYQPCPNEPNGAFAERLRSALKGLEKGRPDETLPFTGGLMGYLSYELGRAMMGLPPNNNEQIPTARIGLYTWALVSDHEERKSRLIFNPAVNHQERQRIISLFQSRTLKESDEFFKLYAQFAPAITYDNYKSAISCIQDYIAAGDCYQVNFTQRFSTGYSGSPWSAYLTLRKHCAAPFGGYINLAQHNAIMSFSPERFIQCSKGMVETRPIKGTMPRGQTRAEDQHFADKLAASEKDKSENLMIVDLLRNDIGKNCRFGSVSVPELFRIESYSNVHHLVSTIRGELADGKHPLDLLFGAFPGGSITGAPKKRAMQIIDELETTERSIYCGTMFYLDVDGHMDSSVSIRTLLASGGTICCWGGGGIVVESTASSEYQESVTKIQNLLNCLESYFLQLPT; encoded by the coding sequence ATGCAGCCTTTTCACGTACATTCTCTCCCCTACTTCGCAGATCCAACAATCTTCTTTTCAGCGATTCGGAATGCTCCTGGCGCCGTTCTGTTCGACTCGGGTCGCCCCACCTCTCAACGGGGCCGCTACGACCTAATGAGTGCATGGCCGGTAAGAAGCTACCAGCCGTGCCCAAATGAGCCCAACGGAGCATTTGCAGAGCGTTTGCGCTCAGCACTCAAAGGTCTGGAAAAAGGGCGACCGGATGAAACCCTCCCTTTCACAGGCGGGCTCATGGGGTACCTGAGTTATGAATTGGGCCGTGCAATGATGGGGTTACCGCCTAATAATAATGAACAGATTCCCACTGCCCGCATTGGCCTGTATACTTGGGCACTGGTTTCAGATCATGAAGAACGCAAATCTAGACTGATCTTCAATCCAGCGGTAAATCACCAGGAGCGTCAGCGCATAATTTCGCTGTTTCAATCGCGCACTCTGAAAGAAAGTGACGAGTTCTTTAAACTCTACGCCCAGTTCGCACCTGCCATTACTTATGACAACTACAAAAGTGCTATTTCCTGCATCCAGGATTACATCGCAGCGGGTGACTGCTATCAGGTGAATTTCACACAGCGATTTTCTACCGGCTATTCAGGCAGCCCATGGAGCGCCTATCTGACCCTGCGCAAGCATTGCGCAGCCCCTTTCGGTGGCTATATCAACCTAGCGCAGCATAACGCCATCATGAGCTTCTCCCCTGAGCGCTTCATCCAGTGCAGCAAAGGGATGGTTGAGACTCGGCCTATAAAAGGCACCATGCCCAGAGGTCAGACACGGGCTGAAGATCAGCACTTCGCAGACAAACTGGCAGCGAGCGAGAAGGATAAGTCAGAAAACCTGATGATCGTTGACCTGCTTCGCAACGACATCGGGAAAAACTGCAGATTCGGCTCAGTAAGCGTCCCAGAGCTTTTCAGGATTGAGTCATATTCAAATGTTCATCACCTAGTCAGCACCATCCGAGGCGAACTGGCAGACGGTAAACATCCGCTTGACCTGCTGTTCGGTGCCTTCCCTGGCGGATCAATCACAGGGGCACCGAAGAAACGCGCCATGCAAATAATCGATGAGCTGGAGACGACTGAGCGAAGTATTTACTGCGGCACCATGTTTTACCTCGATGTAGACGGTCATATGGATAGCTCTGTTAGCATCCGCACGCTACTTGCAAGCGGCGGAACGATCTGTTGCTGGGGTGGCGGCGGTATAGTAGTAGAGTCAACCGCGAGCAGCGAGTACCAAGAGTCCGTTACGAAGATCCAAAACCTGCTGAATTGCCTAGAGAGTTACTTTCTGCAGCTACCTACTTAG
- a CDS encoding NAD-dependent epimerase/dehydratase family protein — MSKPKLLITGAAGRVGTLLRPILLDDYDLRLCDLNPIEDLRDGEQAVVGDLADPAIANAAVRGTVGVVHLAAAVAPDIAFAATLAPNYVAVLNLLEACREFGVGRFIFASSHHAVGLHPVSDEPWTASAAIAPDGFYGLSKAFGEAACALYAHRFGIKCLAIRIGNADPQVVDGRRERLWVSAADLVQLICLGLEGQGEPFRVVYGISNCPQPLLKNDEAFERRYRPVDHSPRNHSATFRPFTYLTEEEGAGFVGGFFAKSSLPDPRKN; from the coding sequence ATGAGCAAACCCAAGCTGCTGATTACCGGCGCAGCGGGCCGGGTCGGGACCCTGTTGCGTCCGATCCTGCTCGACGACTACGACCTGCGCCTGTGCGACCTGAATCCCATCGAGGACCTACGCGACGGCGAGCAGGCCGTAGTCGGTGACCTGGCCGATCCGGCCATCGCCAATGCCGCCGTGCGCGGCACCGTGGGCGTGGTCCACCTGGCTGCCGCAGTGGCGCCGGATATCGCCTTTGCCGCGACCCTCGCGCCCAATTACGTCGCCGTTCTCAACCTGCTGGAAGCCTGCCGCGAGTTTGGTGTGGGGCGCTTCATCTTTGCCAGCAGCCATCATGCGGTAGGGCTACACCCGGTCAGCGACGAGCCCTGGACTGCCAGCGCCGCGATCGCTCCGGACGGTTTCTACGGCCTGAGCAAGGCCTTCGGCGAGGCGGCCTGCGCCCTGTACGCCCACCGCTTCGGTATCAAATGCCTAGCCATCCGCATCGGTAACGCTGACCCGCAGGTGGTGGACGGGCGCCGTGAACGCCTGTGGGTCAGCGCCGCCGACCTGGTGCAGTTGATTTGCCTCGGCCTGGAAGGCCAGGGCGAGCCGTTCCGGGTAGTCTACGGCATTTCCAATTGCCCGCAGCCACTGCTGAAGAACGATGAAGCCTTCGAGCGCCGCTATCGCCCGGTAGACCACTCGCCGCGCAACCACAGCGCCACGTTCCGCCCGTTCACCTACCTGACCGAGGAGGAGGGCGCCGGTTTTGTCGGCGGCTTCTTCGCCAAGAGTTCGCTCCCTGATCCGAGGAAAAACTGA
- a CDS encoding mandelate racemase/muconate lactonizing enzyme family protein, whose translation MKIVKAEVSIVEIPFHLRGTGVGIMPTAWKSLEFALIRLEDEMGNVGWGEGFGYFTVDATKAIIDRLILPSLIGSIIDDIPAWNRQMQRSIHMFGRYGITIFAIGGVDIALWDLAAKRAGKPLYQLLGEGRREQIPFYASMVRYGTEELATMTCREVIAAGFNSIKLHEIDLDIIEACRRVAGPDKNICVDVNCAWSVEFVERNRERLEALNLTWVEEPVYPPEDFAALSSLRGSLPIAAGENWTTSFQFAQAFQADAVDIVQPSVTKVGGISEFLAIIEQAGKAGSQLMPHSPYFGPGFFASLHLAAANASVQALEYNFVQPDAWLADVEGLRSGDLIKVPQVPGLGFEPDYDVMNKYRRG comes from the coding sequence ATGAAGATCGTCAAGGCTGAAGTCTCCATCGTCGAGATTCCCTTCCATCTGCGTGGTACCGGGGTCGGGATCATGCCCACCGCCTGGAAGAGCCTGGAGTTCGCCCTGATCCGTCTCGAGGACGAAATGGGTAATGTCGGCTGGGGCGAAGGGTTCGGCTACTTCACCGTGGATGCCACCAAGGCGATCATCGACCGCCTGATCCTGCCCAGCCTGATCGGCAGCATCATCGACGACATCCCGGCGTGGAACCGTCAGATGCAGCGCTCGATCCACATGTTCGGGCGCTACGGCATCACCATCTTCGCCATCGGCGGGGTGGATATCGCCCTCTGGGACCTGGCCGCCAAGCGCGCCGGCAAACCGCTTTACCAACTGCTCGGCGAGGGCCGCCGCGAGCAGATCCCGTTCTACGCTAGCATGGTGCGCTATGGCACCGAGGAACTGGCGACCATGACCTGTCGCGAGGTGATCGCCGCCGGGTTCAACAGTATCAAACTGCACGAGATCGACCTCGACATCATCGAGGCCTGCCGCCGTGTCGCCGGGCCGGACAAGAATATTTGCGTCGACGTGAACTGCGCCTGGTCGGTGGAGTTCGTCGAGCGCAACCGGGAGCGTCTCGAAGCCCTCAACCTGACCTGGGTGGAGGAGCCGGTGTACCCGCCGGAGGACTTCGCCGCACTGTCCAGCCTGCGTGGTTCGCTGCCGATCGCCGCCGGGGAGAACTGGACCACTTCGTTCCAGTTCGCCCAGGCCTTCCAGGCGGACGCGGTGGATATCGTGCAACCCAGCGTGACCAAGGTCGGCGGCATTTCCGAATTCCTTGCGATCATCGAGCAGGCGGGTAAGGCGGGCAGCCAGTTGATGCCCCACTCGCCGTATTTCGGCCCGGGCTTCTTCGCCAGCCTGCACCTGGCGGCGGCCAACGCCTCGGTCCAGGCCTTGGAATACAACTTCGTGCAACCCGACGCCTGGCTGGCGGATGTGGAAGGGCTGCGCAGCGGCGACCTGATCAAGGTGCCGCAGGTGCCGGGCCTGGGTTTCGAGCCCGACTATGACGTGATGAACAAGTACCGCCGCGGCTGA
- a CDS encoding D-amino acid dehydrogenase has protein sequence MRIIVLGAGVIGVTTAYYLARAGFEVLVIDRQSGPAMETSFGNAGQISPGYAAPWAAPGVPIKAIKWMLQDLAPLAIKATSSIQQYLWMAQMLRNCTAGRYAVNKERMVRLSEYSRDCLDELRRETGITYDDRQLGTTQLFRTQAQLDSAAKDTAILEQSGVPFEVLDREGIARVEPALISECHKLSGALRLPNDQTGDCHRFTLKIAQMAEGLGVKFSFGSTIEAINSNGDCITGVVVDGSVERADSYVLAVGSYSHNLLRPLGIKVPVYPLKGYSLTIPITDYSMAPTSTIVDETNKTAITRFDDRIRVGGMAEINGYNLDLDSKRRKAMESVVNDLYPRGGDVKQASFWTGLRPATPDGTPIVGATKFRNLYLNTGHGTLGWTMACGSARLLADILANKKTQISSQGLDISRYS, from the coding sequence ATGCGTATTATTGTGCTGGGTGCAGGTGTTATTGGGGTTACGACCGCATATTATCTTGCCAGAGCGGGATTTGAAGTGCTTGTTATTGATCGTCAATCTGGGCCAGCGATGGAAACGAGTTTCGGTAATGCTGGACAAATTTCACCGGGTTATGCAGCTCCATGGGCCGCACCGGGTGTGCCTATCAAAGCGATTAAGTGGATGCTCCAAGATCTCGCTCCTCTTGCGATCAAGGCAACAAGTAGTATTCAACAGTATCTTTGGATGGCTCAGATGCTACGTAATTGCACAGCAGGACGTTATGCAGTGAATAAAGAGCGTATGGTTCGACTCTCGGAGTACAGTCGAGATTGTCTTGATGAGTTGCGTCGAGAAACCGGCATTACATACGATGATAGGCAACTTGGAACGACTCAGCTCTTTAGAACACAGGCCCAGCTCGACAGTGCAGCCAAAGACACAGCAATTCTCGAACAGTCTGGGGTACCTTTCGAGGTTCTTGATCGGGAGGGGATCGCAAGGGTTGAGCCTGCCTTAATCTCGGAGTGCCATAAACTTTCGGGGGCCTTGCGCTTACCGAATGATCAGACCGGCGACTGCCATCGGTTTACGTTGAAGATAGCGCAAATGGCCGAGGGGCTTGGAGTGAAATTTAGCTTTGGTAGTACCATCGAAGCAATAAATTCAAACGGGGATTGTATTACTGGGGTGGTAGTTGATGGTAGCGTTGAGAGGGCTGATTCATATGTGTTAGCAGTTGGGAGCTACAGTCATAATTTACTTAGGCCTCTAGGGATTAAAGTTCCAGTATATCCACTTAAAGGCTATTCGTTGACTATACCTATCACCGACTATTCAATGGCGCCGACCTCAACGATCGTAGATGAAACGAATAAAACCGCAATAACACGATTCGATGATCGTATCCGTGTTGGTGGTATGGCTGAAATCAATGGCTACAATCTTGACTTGGATTCTAAACGTCGCAAGGCAATGGAGAGTGTTGTAAACGATTTGTACCCTCGTGGAGGGGATGTTAAGCAGGCCTCCTTCTGGACAGGTCTGCGTCCTGCAACGCCAGATGGAACTCCCATCGTAGGGGCGACGAAGTTTAGAAATCTCTATCTAAATACTGGTCACGGTACTCTTGGCTGGACTATGGCGTGCGGCTCGGCTAGATTGCTAGCAGATATACTTGCTAATAAGAAAACGCAAATTAGCTCTCAAGGACTTGATATTTCTCGTTATAGTTAA
- a CDS encoding DeoR/GlpR family DNA-binding transcription regulator, translating into MLNQERKDQIRARLSLDGRVIAAELAKEFGVSEDAIRRDLRELARMGFCRRVYGGALLPAPDFGGIQERTTELIDSKNQLAKSVANHVTDGATIFIDASSTNIAVAAELPKNIKITVITNAPAIAVALTDHVLCKIIVLGGTFNPIKGACLGSLAVEEAKKIYADILILGACGVDRTLGITAFDPEEAEFKRCLINQSSLVIAPITSNKVGTVAPFKLCEASDIDILIVEDNVPPSTIENFKEIGIKVEISEKNLNDRLIIANSKSL; encoded by the coding sequence ATGCTGAATCAGGAGCGAAAAGACCAAATTCGCGCACGTTTATCCTTAGACGGAAGAGTTATCGCAGCTGAACTGGCTAAGGAGTTCGGGGTATCAGAAGATGCGATAAGACGCGATTTACGTGAATTGGCTCGTATGGGTTTTTGTCGGAGGGTCTATGGTGGCGCTCTCCTCCCTGCTCCAGATTTTGGAGGGATCCAAGAGCGCACAACCGAGCTCATTGATAGTAAGAATCAATTGGCAAAATCTGTCGCGAACCACGTGACTGATGGCGCTACCATTTTTATAGACGCCAGCTCTACAAATATCGCTGTGGCCGCGGAACTACCTAAAAACATCAAAATTACAGTCATCACTAATGCACCTGCTATCGCAGTAGCATTAACAGATCACGTATTGTGCAAAATCATTGTATTGGGCGGAACCTTCAACCCAATCAAAGGTGCATGCCTAGGAAGCTTGGCAGTTGAAGAAGCGAAAAAAATTTATGCTGACATCCTCATTCTCGGAGCTTGTGGCGTGGACAGGACTTTAGGCATTACAGCATTTGACCCTGAGGAAGCCGAATTCAAAAGATGCTTGATAAATCAAAGTTCGCTGGTCATCGCGCCCATCACGTCTAACAAAGTCGGTACAGTTGCTCCATTCAAGTTATGTGAAGCCAGCGACATTGACATCTTAATCGTGGAAGACAATGTCCCTCCCTCAACGATAGAAAATTTTAAAGAAATCGGAATAAAGGTTGAAATTTCCGAAAAAAACCTTAACGATCGGTTAATAATCGCAAACTCGAAAAGCTTGTAA